The Leptospira brenneri genomic sequence CCAGATTCAAAGCGTTTGAACTCTTGTCCTAGAATTTTTGGCAAAACTATGTTTGCATAACTAGCGAGACTTTCATGATTCCCATCCCGAAGGGAAGTGATGTCCTCTTTGGTGATTTCTTTCGGCTGGCAACCAAAGAGTAAAACAGTAGTTACAAGGAAGTTGAGAACAAGTTTCATCTTAACCTTTATTTGACTTAATTTTGGCAAATTCTACATCAATGCGACCGGTTAACATTTTAAAATACATGATCCAGTCGGAGATAAAAGAATAAAATGGATAGGTAAAGGTTGCGGGTCGGTTCTTTTCTACGAAAAAATGTCCAATCCAAGCAAAGAAATACCCACTAACAAGGGCAAAAGCTAAGATATAGAACTTACCAGTAGATAAAAATCCAAGGATACATCCCAAGGCAAGACTTGATCCAATAAAATGAAGAGCGCGGTTGAAGGGATGGCTATGTTCCTCTAAATAAAAAGGGAAAAAATCTTTGAGTGTTTTGTATTTCTTTTCCATACATGGCTCCTTGTGTTTGATCTTAATAGATATTTTAACTCCTGCCAACACAAAAATGATTCTAAATATTAGAGTTTATCCCTAGTTTTTTTGTCTATATTCGATAAATCGGATATGATTTCAAAATTGTGTTGCGCGTTAGTGGGTACTGACTAATGTGCATTAACATTTAGAATCTAACAGAGAGTTAAATTTAGCAAGAAAGCAGGAGAATGTATGAAACCTAAATCGATCAAACCGGATGAGCTGAGTAAGATTTTTACCGAACTAAAAAAAGGTGAAGAGTCTGCCATCGGAAGCTATTTGGTAAAAGGGGTTCGACTCCAAATCAGTAAATACAATCTTTCCGGTGCAGAACGAGTTCAGTTGTTATACAAACGAAGAAG encodes the following:
- a CDS encoding DUF962 domain-containing protein, coding for MEKKYKTLKDFFPFYLEEHSHPFNRALHFIGSSLALGCILGFLSTGKFYILAFALVSGYFFAWIGHFFVEKNRPATFTYPFYSFISDWIMYFKMLTGRIDVEFAKIKSNKG
- a CDS encoding LIC10235 family protein, with protein sequence MKPKSIKPDELSKIFTELKKGEESAIGSYLVKGVRLQISKYNLSGAERVQLLYKRRRAQGMCIVCGKKVTKKNPSTDQLYRLCEEHRNKIDKGSK